One genomic window of Bacteroidota bacterium includes the following:
- a CDS encoding M48 family metallopeptidase has product MIHPLLIIILSLLVFGFFLERLLDYLNSTYWNNELPKELEGIYDPEKYRKSQDYLKVNQRFSTLTDTLSFIIMIIMLLLGGFAWLDNTVRHFTSHPILMALMFFGILGLATDILSTPFSLYHTFVIEEKFGFNKTTPKTFILDKIKGWLLGAVIGGGLLSLIVWIYQSTGSFFWLIAWGVISMFMIFMTMFYSTLIVPIFNKQKPLEEGDLRLAIESFASRVGFRLDNIFVIDGSKRSSKANAYFSGLGVKKRIVLYDTLIKDHTTDELVAVLAHEIGHYKKRHTRTGILVSIAETGLMLFILSLFIGNPALSQALGASQASFHIGILAFGMLYSPISLVLGLAMNIQSRKHEYQADRYAGENYNPSSLQNALKKLSVNNLSNLRPHPAYVFVHYSHPPLLQRLKALEDMERYKINDGRL; this is encoded by the coding sequence ATGATACATCCTCTTCTAATTATTATTTTATCGTTACTGGTTTTTGGCTTCTTCCTCGAGCGTTTGCTTGACTACCTGAATTCAACGTATTGGAATAATGAGTTGCCAAAGGAGCTTGAAGGCATCTATGATCCGGAGAAATATCGTAAATCGCAGGATTATCTGAAGGTTAACCAGCGTTTTTCGACCCTGACCGATACGCTTTCCTTTATAATCATGATAATCATGCTTTTACTCGGAGGTTTTGCCTGGCTTGACAACACTGTAAGGCACTTCACTTCCCATCCGATACTTATGGCCCTGATGTTCTTTGGAATCCTCGGATTGGCTACTGATATCCTGTCAACCCCATTTTCGTTATATCACACGTTTGTCATCGAAGAGAAGTTTGGTTTTAATAAGACCACACCAAAAACATTTATTCTTGATAAGATCAAAGGATGGTTGCTGGGTGCCGTTATCGGAGGAGGATTGTTATCATTGATCGTATGGATATATCAGTCGACAGGCAGTTTTTTCTGGCTTATTGCATGGGGGGTCATCAGCATGTTCATGATTTTCATGACTATGTTCTATTCTACACTAATAGTCCCTATTTTCAATAAGCAAAAGCCCCTTGAAGAAGGTGACCTGCGGCTGGCTATAGAATCTTTCGCAAGTCGTGTCGGTTTTCGCCTTGACAATATCTTTGTTATCGATGGATCAAAGAGGTCATCAAAAGCCAATGCTTATTTCAGCGGACTGGGTGTTAAAAAACGTATTGTTCTTTACGATACACTTATCAAAGACCATACGACCGATGAACTGGTGGCTGTTCTGGCGCATGAAATAGGTCATTATAAGAAAAGGCATACACGAACAGGAATCCTTGTTTCAATAGCAGAAACCGGCCTGATGCTGTTCATCCTGTCGTTATTTATTGGTAATCCTGCTTTATCGCAGGCACTTGGAGCATCACAGGCCAGCTTTCATATAGGCATACTGGCATTCGGCATGCTTTACAGCCCCATCAGTTTAGTGCTCGGTCTGGCTATGAACATACAGTCACGGAAACATGAATACCAGGCTGACAGGTATGCAGGTGAAAACTATAATCCCTCTTCATTACAAAATGCCCTTAAAAAACTTTCGGTGAATAATCTCAGTAACCTGCGGCCGCATCCTGCATACGTCTTCGTCCATTATTCCCATCCACCGTTGCTGCAGCGACTTAAAGCGCTGGAGGATATGGAGAGATATAAGATTAATGATGGGAGATTATAG
- a CDS encoding ABC transporter permease, protein MLRLIHIEIKKILDYKTFWVIVGLYVVALGFTLFVSQLVINNIVEQAGKSAPIPIPKISLFYFPKIWHNMAYIAGYFNLFLAIIIITLVCNEFSFKTIRQNIINGMSRAEYLLSKLYLILIISLSATLLVFLIGLVLGLIHSSSPEISNIFHVKLQFFLGYFLEVLTYMIFAFFLAFLFKRAGLTIIFLLFYTVIEQIIVWWKIPSEWVKVMPMKAIGRLVHFPSIPLPEMNGQGLKFQDYVAVSEVGIAIFYAAVMIAVIYYHLKKLDI, encoded by the coding sequence ATGCTCCGGCTGATTCACATAGAGATAAAAAAGATTCTGGATTACAAAACCTTTTGGGTTATTGTAGGATTGTATGTGGTTGCTTTAGGCTTCACCCTTTTTGTATCGCAGCTGGTCATCAACAATATCGTCGAACAGGCAGGCAAGTCTGCTCCGATCCCAATACCAAAGATTTCATTATTCTATTTTCCGAAGATATGGCACAACATGGCGTACATCGCCGGATATTTTAATCTTTTCCTTGCCATCATCATCATCACACTGGTTTGCAATGAATTCTCATTCAAGACCATCCGTCAGAATATCATCAACGGGATGAGCCGTGCGGAATATCTCCTTTCAAAGTTGTACCTCATCCTGATCATCAGCCTGTCGGCTACCTTACTTGTTTTCCTGATCGGCCTTGTCCTCGGGCTTATTCATTCATCCTCACCGGAAATTTCCAATATCTTTCATGTAAAACTGCAGTTTTTCCTGGGTTATTTCCTTGAGGTTCTCACTTATATGATATTTGCCTTCTTTCTGGCCTTTTTATTTAAAAGAGCTGGATTGACCATAATTTTTCTTCTGTTTTATACTGTCATTGAACAGATCATTGTCTGGTGGAAGATCCCGTCGGAATGGGTAAAAGTGATGCCAATGAAAGCAATCGGCAGGCTTGTTCATTTTCCGAGTATTCCTCTGCCCGAAATGAACGGGCAGGGATTGAAATTCCAGGATTATGTGGCAGTGTCGGAAGTTGGAATAGCTATATTCTATGCAGCCGTGATGATCGCAGTCATATATTATCATCTGAAAAAGCTGGACATTTGA